One Owenweeksia hongkongensis DSM 17368 genomic region harbors:
- a CDS encoding DUF1361 domain-containing protein has translation MSIPISCYNWLIQRQSIVFSIILCMALITARVLYTSSILYLFLVWNLILAGIPYLLSEKLKTKTSLKLSTVSLLVLLILFLPNAPYITTDLFHLRGNFGDSIWYDTLLILSFAWSGLLLFFHSLNNINAFMRQWLPHGKRVLLLVAIILLCAYGIYIGRYLRFNSWDVVSNPFSLLSQMLDHVMNPFSHPRTWGMTLLYGAFLGFSYLSFSRPKEMD, from the coding sequence ATGTCAATACCTATTTCATGTTATAATTGGCTTATTCAGAGACAGTCAATTGTATTTAGCATTATTCTATGCATGGCACTTATCACGGCCAGAGTGTTGTACACCAGCTCTATTCTTTACCTGTTTTTGGTGTGGAATCTTATCCTTGCAGGAATACCTTATTTGCTTTCAGAAAAACTGAAAACTAAAACTAGCTTGAAGCTAAGCACCGTTTCTCTTTTGGTGCTATTAATTCTCTTCTTGCCCAATGCACCTTATATCACCACAGATTTGTTTCACTTACGTGGAAATTTTGGAGACAGCATATGGTATGATACACTTTTGATTCTATCCTTTGCCTGGAGCGGGTTGTTACTCTTTTTTCATAGCCTTAATAATATTAATGCTTTCATGAGGCAATGGCTTCCTCATGGCAAACGAGTGTTGCTTCTTGTTGCAATTATATTGCTCTGCGCTTATGGAATTTATATCGGTCGATATCTTCGCTTTAATAGCTGGGACGTGGTGAGCAATCCCTTTTCATTGCTTTCACAAATGCTGGATCATGTGATGAATCCTTTTAGCCACCCACGTACTTGGGGTATGACTTTGCTCTATGGAGCGTTTTTAGGGTTTTCTTATTTGAGTTTTAGTAGACCCAAAGAAATGGATTAG
- a CDS encoding LamG-like jellyroll fold domain-containing protein, which yields MRKITFALLLLSGLLGFTEAMAQSPGDTIVVQSLNFQSGTRDTIVHFPTAPTSYHKVYMQYSLRCKNAQVSTGTNRNLGCGEWDYSCNTYLHDSTHVDSITNTTPEYTISGYSGNTFSYLSSPTYDFHQSFQKNVSVTGTPTDTSAPVGSGSLSLNNVLPTDTFAAKTQYLFTASELSAAGAYAGNIDALTLNVASNPGQAKFFRIRLKATTATALSDTDPEFTGFTEVYFHQTQFTTGANKLYFATPFNWNGTSNIIVETSFTNTSNGSAITFSGTAGGSGLVSKGDHDFNFDGSNYIEANTYKGILGNANRTVEAWVKTTLAGSAIVSWGTNATGQKWLVRLDGSGALRAEVAGGNRIGTTPINDGQWHHVAVVLDGNNTNNLDLYVDGQLETNSSTNAIAINTTSGANFQVTRGPHNNYIDGTISEVRIWNKALTATEIQDWRFKTLTSSHPSYANLELYYPLNSGSGSTIIDASPNGNDASTINGTIWTPTNGVDHFKNLQSVTDRPNTIFHQGQYNITIVTDTILDSVARQQHIVNQFGIFSKTGTVESDSIGLLSSNTYWDASPQNVYDPSGTQVSTIPVTADGTITLNDLPYWERSPSKFEIMSFVTPYGIGLDFGQEGKTWTFDMTDFMPILKGQKRMTIERGGQWQEEMDIKFLFVVGTPVREVLDIQQIWRVDYPLYADIANDRYFDPRDVMLNPNGETFVIKSAITGHGQEGEFIPQNHWLNIGGGSADFNWQVWKECAINPIFPQGGTWIYDRAGWCPGEATDIQTSDITSMVTAGQTANIDYGITSTQGTSRYIVSHQLVTYGQDNFTQDAAIIDIISPTRTPEHGRKDAICEGVKVLIQNTGTTDLTSLSFDYWVNNAPTPQTFSWSGNLAYLETEEVTLPGSYDLWNYLSGGADNTMHVEVSAPNGGADDYAFNNKMTTEFDIPEFMPADFLIMFTTNSTGNQNSYTLTDQSGNVVLSRNNLAASSSYIDTVHLALGCYNFRLEDTGDNGISFWANNEGSGSLRFRNISNPVPLKTFNGDFGRFINYNFTVSTPLALEDEEAANGIELYPNPAVGSFTVQMEDVKNAEINVFNNVGQRMELSAKAEGNKAVYNANGLSKGVYFVHIKDQTDKVIIKKLVVL from the coding sequence ATGAGAAAAATTACATTCGCGCTCCTCCTTTTGTCAGGCCTATTGGGCTTTACAGAGGCAATGGCCCAAAGTCCGGGCGATACCATAGTGGTACAATCACTCAACTTTCAATCAGGTACAAGGGACACCATCGTTCATTTTCCTACCGCACCTACTTCCTATCACAAAGTATATATGCAGTACAGCTTACGCTGTAAAAATGCACAAGTGTCCACCGGAACAAATAGAAACCTTGGATGTGGCGAATGGGATTATTCTTGCAATACCTATTTACATGACTCTACGCATGTAGATTCAATTACGAATACTACTCCTGAGTATACCATCTCAGGATATAGCGGAAATACTTTTAGCTATTTAAGTTCTCCTACTTATGATTTTCATCAAAGCTTTCAGAAGAATGTAAGTGTAACGGGAACACCAACAGATACTTCTGCTCCTGTTGGCTCTGGTTCACTTTCGCTTAATAATGTTTTGCCTACAGACACCTTTGCTGCAAAAACACAGTATCTATTTACAGCAAGTGAGTTATCAGCGGCTGGCGCCTATGCCGGAAATATTGATGCGCTTACGCTAAATGTAGCTTCCAATCCTGGACAAGCCAAGTTCTTTAGAATTCGATTGAAAGCTACAACAGCAACTGCATTAAGCGATACTGATCCTGAGTTTACTGGTTTTACAGAAGTATATTTCCACCAGACACAATTTACCACAGGTGCCAACAAGTTGTATTTTGCTACTCCTTTCAACTGGAATGGAACATCAAACATTATCGTAGAAACGTCATTTACCAACACAAGCAATGGATCTGCTATTACTTTTAGTGGAACTGCAGGTGGTAGCGGTTTAGTTTCAAAGGGTGATCATGATTTCAACTTTGATGGCTCAAACTATATTGAGGCAAACACCTACAAAGGGATATTAGGTAACGCAAATAGAACTGTGGAAGCATGGGTAAAAACTACACTTGCAGGATCAGCTATCGTTTCGTGGGGAACCAATGCAACCGGGCAAAAATGGCTTGTTCGTCTTGATGGTTCTGGAGCGCTAAGAGCTGAAGTAGCTGGTGGTAATAGAATAGGAACCACACCTATAAATGATGGCCAATGGCATCACGTGGCGGTAGTTTTGGATGGTAACAACACCAATAACCTTGATCTCTATGTTGATGGTCAGCTAGAAACGAACTCTAGCACCAATGCTATAGCAATCAACACCACCTCTGGAGCCAACTTTCAAGTAACCAGAGGACCACACAATAATTATATAGATGGAACTATTAGTGAAGTACGTATTTGGAATAAAGCTCTTACCGCAACTGAAATTCAGGATTGGAGATTCAAAACCTTGACAAGCAGCCACCCCAGCTATGCTAACCTTGAACTTTACTACCCGTTAAACTCTGGCAGTGGTTCCACGATAATTGATGCCTCTCCTAACGGAAATGATGCAAGTACAATAAATGGTACTATTTGGACACCCACCAATGGTGTTGATCATTTTAAGAACCTGCAAAGTGTTACCGACAGACCCAATACCATTTTCCATCAAGGACAGTATAATATTACTATTGTTACGGATACAATTTTAGATTCTGTAGCTCGCCAGCAGCATATCGTAAATCAATTCGGAATATTCTCAAAAACTGGAACTGTAGAAAGTGATAGCATAGGTCTATTAAGTAGTAATACCTACTGGGATGCAAGCCCACAAAATGTGTATGACCCAAGTGGCACTCAGGTAAGCACTATTCCCGTAACGGCAGATGGAACAATTACCCTAAACGATCTTCCTTACTGGGAGCGTAGTCCTTCTAAGTTTGAGATTATGTCTTTTGTAACTCCTTACGGAATAGGCCTTGACTTTGGTCAAGAAGGAAAAACCTGGACATTTGACATGACCGACTTTATGCCAATCCTTAAAGGGCAAAAAAGAATGACCATTGAGCGCGGTGGGCAGTGGCAAGAAGAAATGGACATTAAGTTCCTTTTTGTAGTAGGTACACCTGTTCGTGAGGTTTTGGATATTCAGCAAATATGGAGAGTAGACTATCCTCTTTATGCAGATATTGCGAATGACAGGTATTTTGACCCACGCGATGTAATGCTAAATCCAAATGGCGAAACATTCGTAATTAAAAGTGCCATTACAGGCCACGGACAAGAAGGTGAGTTTATTCCTCAAAACCACTGGCTAAATATAGGTGGTGGTTCTGCTGACTTCAACTGGCAAGTGTGGAAAGAGTGCGCTATCAACCCAATTTTCCCACAAGGAGGAACTTGGATTTATGATCGTGCTGGATGGTGTCCAGGAGAAGCCACGGATATTCAAACTTCCGATATCACCAGTATGGTAACTGCCGGCCAAACCGCTAATATTGATTATGGTATCACTTCTACACAAGGAACTTCTAGATATATAGTGAGCCACCAGTTGGTAACTTATGGTCAAGATAACTTTACGCAAGATGCGGCCATCATTGATATAATCTCACCAACCCGCACACCAGAGCACGGACGTAAGGACGCTATTTGCGAAGGTGTAAAAGTGCTTATTCAAAATACAGGTACAACTGACCTTACTTCATTGAGCTTTGATTATTGGGTAAACAATGCCCCTACCCCACAAACTTTTAGCTGGAGCGGAAACTTAGCTTATCTGGAAACGGAAGAAGTAACGCTTCCTGGAAGCTATGATTTGTGGAACTATCTAAGCGGTGGTGCTGATAATACGATGCATGTAGAAGTTTCTGCTCCTAATGGTGGAGCCGATGACTATGCATTTAATAACAAAATGACCACAGAGTTTGATATTCCAGAATTTATGCCTGCTGATTTCCTTATTATGTTTACTACTAACTCTACAGGCAATCAAAATAGCTATACCCTAACCGATCAATCAGGGAATGTGGTACTTTCTAGAAATAATTTGGCTGCAAGCTCAAGTTACATTGATACCGTACATCTAGCACTTGGTTGCTACAACTTCCGTTTGGAAGACACTGGTGATAATGGTATTTCCTTTTGGGCAAATAATGAAGGTTCTGGATCGCTAAGATTTAGAAATATCAGCAACCCGGTTCCGCTTAAAACCTTTAATGGAGACTTTGGTCGCTTCATCAATTATAATTTTACTGTAAGCACTCCGCTTGCGCTAGAAGATGAAGAAGCTGCTAACGGCATTGAGCTTTACCCTAACCCAGCTGTAGGTAGCTTTACCGTACAAATGGAAGATGTGAAAAACGCAGAAATCAACGTCTTTAACAATGTAGGTCAGCGCATGGAGCTTTCTGCTAAAGCAGAAGGAAACAAAGCTGTGTACAACGCCAATGGCCTAAGCAAAGGTGTTTATTTTGTACACATCAAAGATCAAACGGATAAGGTGATCATCAAGAAATTGGTAGTTCTATAA